In the Syntrophales bacterium genome, one interval contains:
- a CDS encoding type II toxin-antitoxin system RelE/ParE family toxin, giving the protein MIKSFRDKETEKIINRQFSSKLPQNIQHIARKKLITLDAATKLNDLRIPPGNQLEALKGDRKSQHSIRINDQWRICFKWKAGDAYDVEVTDYH; this is encoded by the coding sequence ATGATAAAATCCTTCAGGGACAAAGAGACTGAGAAAATAATCAATCGACAATTTTCAAGCAAATTGCCGCAAAATATTCAGCATATTGCGCGTAAGAAGCTGATAACTCTTGATGCTGCAACAAAATTAAATGATTTGCGAATACCACCGGGTAACCAATTGGAGGCATTGAAAGGTGACCGGAAAAGCCAGCACAGTATACGCATCAATGATCAATGGCGGATATGTTTTAAATGGAAGGCTGGCGACGCTTATGATGTTGAAGTTACAGATTATCATTA